From Corvus cornix cornix isolate S_Up_H32 chromosome 1A, ASM73873v5, whole genome shotgun sequence, a single genomic window includes:
- the RBM17 gene encoding splicing factor 45 isoform X1 has product MSLYDDLGVETSDSKTEGWSKNFKLLQSQLQVKKAALTQAKSQRTKQTTVLAPVIDLKRGSSSDERQIVDTPPHVAAGLKDPVPSGFSAGDVLIPLADEYDPMFPNDYEKVVKRQREERQRQRELERQKEIEEREKRRKDRHEASGFSRRPDPDSDEDEDYERERRKRSMGGAAIAPPTSLVEKDKEPVASFPYEEESRPRAPSSKAAIPPPVYDEPERPRSPTGPSNSFLANMGGTVAHKIMQKYGFREGQGLGKHEQGLSTALSVEKTSKRGGKIIVGESTEKETGKKADSNPLTEILKCPTKVVLLRNMVGAGEVDEDLEVETKEECEKYGKVGKCVIFEIPGAPDDEAVRIFLEFERVESAIKAVVDLNGRYFGGRVVKACFYNLDKFRVLDLAEQV; this is encoded by the exons ATGTCACTTTACGATGACTTGGGGGTTGAGACCAGTGATTCCAAAACAGAAGGCTGGTCCAAGAATTTCAAACTGCTGCAGTCTCAGTTGCAGGTGAAGAAAGCAGCTCTCACACAAGCAAAG AgtcagagaacaaaacaaactacGGTCCTTGCTCCAGTGATTGACCTGAAACGAGGCAGCTCCTCCGATGAGAGACAGATAGTGGACACACCCCCTCATGTAGCAGCTGGGCTAAAG gATCCTGTCCCCAGTGGTTTTTCTGCAGGAGATGTGTTGATTCCCCTGGCAGATGAGTATGATCCCATGTTCCCAAATGACTACGAAAAAGTGGTGAAACGTCAGAGAGAGGAACGACAGCGGCAGCGGGAGCTGGAGAGACAAAAGGAGattgaagagagagaaaa AAGGCGTAAAGACAGACACGAAGCCAGTGGGTTTTCAAGAAGACCAGATCCAGATTCTGATGAAGATGAAGATTATGAAAGGGAGAGACGGAAAAGAA GTATGGGAGGAGCTGCCATTGCACCACCCACTTCTCTCGTTGAGAAGGACAAAGAAC ctgtagCATCATTCCCATATGAGGAGGAGTCGAGACCTCGGGCACCTTCTTCCAAAGCAGCAATTCCTCCTCCAGTGTATGATGAGCCAGAGAGACCTCGTTCCCCCACAGGACCCAGCAACTCCTTCCTCGCCAACATGGG gGGGACAGTAGCTCACAAAATCATGCAGAAGTATGGTTTCAGAgagggccaggggctgggcaaACATGAACAggggctcagcacagcactgtcagTAGAGAAAACGAGCAAGAGGGGTGGCAAGATCATTGTTGGTGAATCTACAGAGAAAG aaacaggaaagaaggCGGATTCCAACCCCTTGACTGAGATACTGAAATGCCCAACTAAAGTGGTCTTACTGAGG AACATGGTTGGTGCTGGGGAGGTGGATGAAGACCTTGAAGTCGAAACTAAGGAGGAATGTGAGAAATATGGCAAGGTTGGGAAATGCGTCATCTTTGAG ATCCCTGGTGCCCCTGATGATGAAGCTGTAAGAATATTTCTAGAGTTTGAACGGGTTGAATCTGCCATCAAAG CTGTTGTGGATCTAAATGGAAGATATTTTGGAGGCAGAGTGGTGAAGGCTTGTTTCTACAACCTGGACAAGTTCAGAGTGCTGGATCTGGCGGAACAAGTTTGA
- the LOC104694531 gene encoding interleukin-2 receptor subunit alpha-like, giving the protein MWTSPMELKWLLMWLLFGFIKALKPEMCPRLPTTDFVDVTAEMYPLQTKLYYECHPGYYREPGSYPGIQCKSEQQGAVWKYGEFKCLVKKNFSSMAPMTELELTQKPEREPRSPAPQKQEELSEFKQKDFCGPPKTVPHASIRLPPQHYVGQVLHFRCQAGYDKRPPTFGSRTCKKVNGKIIWTPLDMRCTNDSNQWPPQTIGPGFTLLSTFSSSSRTLPVTAIWFVLLIIPTVLV; this is encoded by the exons ATGTGGACAAGTCCCATGGAACTCAAGTGGCTTTTGATGTGGCTCTTGTTTGGATTCATCAAGGCGCTCAAGCCAG AGATGTGCCCACGTCTTCCAACAACTGATTTTGTTGATGTTACTGCTGAAATGTATCCACTACAGACCAAACTGTACTATGAGTGTCACCCTGGCTATTACAGAGAACCTGGTTCATACCCAGGAATTCAGTGTAAGAGTGAACAGCAGGGTGCTGTTTGGAAATACGGGGAATTTAAATGCCTTG ttaagaaaaatttttcatCAATGGCTCCCATGACGGAGTTAGAACTTACACAGAAGCCAGAAAGAGAACCAAGGAGCCCTGCACCCCAGAAGCAAGAAGAACTTTCAGAGTTCAAGCAAAAAG ATTTCTGTGGTCCTCCCAAGACGGTTCCACATGCCTCCATAAGGCTGCCTCCACAGCATTACGTGGGACAAGTCTTACATTTCAGATGCCAAGCAGGTTATGATAAGAGACCCCCCACCTTTGGCAGCAGGACGTGCAAGAAGGTGAATGGCAAAATCATCTGGACACCTCTTGATATGAGATGCACCAATGACAGCAACCAGTGGCCACCACAGACCATTGGGCCAG GTTTCACTCTTCTGTCcactttctcttcctcatcGAGGACACTGCCAGTGACAG cTATCTGGTTTGTTCTGCTTATCATTCCCACTGTCTTGGTGTGA
- the RBM17 gene encoding splicing factor 45 isoform X2 has protein sequence MSLYDDLGVETSDSKTEGWSKNFKLLQSQLQVKKAALTQAKSQRTKQTTVLAPVIDLKRGSSSDERQIVDTPPHVAAGLKDPVPSGFSAGDVLIPLADEYDPMFPNDYEKVVKRQREERQRQRELERQKEIEEREKRKDRHEASGFSRRPDPDSDEDEDYERERRKRSMGGAAIAPPTSLVEKDKEPVASFPYEEESRPRAPSSKAAIPPPVYDEPERPRSPTGPSNSFLANMGGTVAHKIMQKYGFREGQGLGKHEQGLSTALSVEKTSKRGGKIIVGESTEKETGKKADSNPLTEILKCPTKVVLLRNMVGAGEVDEDLEVETKEECEKYGKVGKCVIFEIPGAPDDEAVRIFLEFERVESAIKAVVDLNGRYFGGRVVKACFYNLDKFRVLDLAEQV, from the exons ATGTCACTTTACGATGACTTGGGGGTTGAGACCAGTGATTCCAAAACAGAAGGCTGGTCCAAGAATTTCAAACTGCTGCAGTCTCAGTTGCAGGTGAAGAAAGCAGCTCTCACACAAGCAAAG AgtcagagaacaaaacaaactacGGTCCTTGCTCCAGTGATTGACCTGAAACGAGGCAGCTCCTCCGATGAGAGACAGATAGTGGACACACCCCCTCATGTAGCAGCTGGGCTAAAG gATCCTGTCCCCAGTGGTTTTTCTGCAGGAGATGTGTTGATTCCCCTGGCAGATGAGTATGATCCCATGTTCCCAAATGACTACGAAAAAGTGGTGAAACGTCAGAGAGAGGAACGACAGCGGCAGCGGGAGCTGGAGAGACAAAAGGAGattgaagagagagaaaa GCGTAAAGACAGACACGAAGCCAGTGGGTTTTCAAGAAGACCAGATCCAGATTCTGATGAAGATGAAGATTATGAAAGGGAGAGACGGAAAAGAA GTATGGGAGGAGCTGCCATTGCACCACCCACTTCTCTCGTTGAGAAGGACAAAGAAC ctgtagCATCATTCCCATATGAGGAGGAGTCGAGACCTCGGGCACCTTCTTCCAAAGCAGCAATTCCTCCTCCAGTGTATGATGAGCCAGAGAGACCTCGTTCCCCCACAGGACCCAGCAACTCCTTCCTCGCCAACATGGG gGGGACAGTAGCTCACAAAATCATGCAGAAGTATGGTTTCAGAgagggccaggggctgggcaaACATGAACAggggctcagcacagcactgtcagTAGAGAAAACGAGCAAGAGGGGTGGCAAGATCATTGTTGGTGAATCTACAGAGAAAG aaacaggaaagaaggCGGATTCCAACCCCTTGACTGAGATACTGAAATGCCCAACTAAAGTGGTCTTACTGAGG AACATGGTTGGTGCTGGGGAGGTGGATGAAGACCTTGAAGTCGAAACTAAGGAGGAATGTGAGAAATATGGCAAGGTTGGGAAATGCGTCATCTTTGAG ATCCCTGGTGCCCCTGATGATGAAGCTGTAAGAATATTTCTAGAGTTTGAACGGGTTGAATCTGCCATCAAAG CTGTTGTGGATCTAAATGGAAGATATTTTGGAGGCAGAGTGGTGAAGGCTTGTTTCTACAACCTGGACAAGTTCAGAGTGCTGGATCTGGCGGAACAAGTTTGA